A part of Salmo salar chromosome ssa18, Ssal_v3.1, whole genome shotgun sequence genomic DNA contains:
- the LOC106591260 gene encoding octopamine receptor 1-like has translation MEQLDGAWLDTSAPFPDEMRISVRNATSTAEARLNLSPRTKLVLEVLMVLMCLGAVTGNILVIVIVAATKTFHCVTSVLIMNLAISDLLVGVGVMPFIALSIMNNGWVDCTDLCLYVGYTSSVYCTASVLTLAAIALDRYHSIMDCLRYSSHCTLWRKGAVVLWIWLQALVTSCPPLLGWSTVSYMAPMYSCAVNWKSSPSYTAFMAALSFLMPAAVILFCYVIIVRVARSHARRIHNLEDQLQRNTGMPSSSFPTEMTSERTSPRCLGAHGPSTSRLVYHLSGRFVSETHGEVGDGVPSASDHTAGAPQTSSYPGSTSSSNAASRRLFSFLAQHAPHGHPHPPHPPHQNSNSNHLHHHGVVRLFLVISAFFLCWTPYIGVALVQATETALSCKSSLVPPSAVTFSYWLVLLNSDINPLLYALLSQRFQGALRCLKQKIRVRLGGERGGEGGEARPGVRERRGGAVNHVTHVL, from the exons ATGGAGCAGCTAGATGGCGCTTGGCTGGATACAAGTGCCCCTTTCCCGGATGAGATGCGGATTTCAGTCCGGAATGCGACATCGACGGCCGAGGCTCGGCTCAACTTGTCCCCCCGAACTAAACTGGTTCTGGAGgtgctgatggtgttgatgtgtctcGGCGCAGTCACAG gtaacaTCCTGGTGATTGTGATAGTGGCGGCCACCAAGACCTTCCACTGCGTGACATCAGTGCTCATTATGAACCTGGCCATCAGTGACCTGTTGGTTGGGGTTGGGGTCATGCCCTTCATAGCTCTCTCCATCATGAACAACGGATGGGTCGACTGTACT GACCTGTGTCTGTATGTGGGGTACACCTCCTCAGTCTACTGTACAGCATCAGTCCTGACCCTGGCAGCCATCGCCCTGGACCGCTACCACTCTATCATGGACTGTCTGCGCTACAG TTCCCACTGTACCCTGTGGAGGAAGGGTGCTGTGGTGCTGTGGATCTGGCTCCAGGCCCTGGTCACCAGCTGTCCTCCTCTGCTGGGCTGGAGCACTGTGTCCTACATGGCTCCCATGTACAG CTGTGCGGTGAACTGGAAGAGCAGTCCCAGCTACACAGCCTTCATGGCTGCCCTGTCCTTCCTCATGCCTGCTGCGGTGATCCTCTTCTGTTACGTCATCATCGTCCGTGTAGCCCGGAGCCACGCCAGGAGGATCCACAACCTGGAGGACCAGCTCCAGAGAAACACTGGAATGCCGAGCTCCTCCTTCCCGACCGAGATGACTTCTGAGCGGACTAGTCCGAGGTGTCTAGGTGCCCACGGTCCTTCCACCTCCAGGCTAGTGTATCATCTGAGTGGGCGGTTTGTATCGGAGACCCATGGAGAGGTTGGGGACGGCGTTCCTTCAGCGTCAGATCATACTGCTGGAGCTCCACAGACCTCCAGCTACCCAGGCTCTACCTCCAGCTCCAATGCTGCATCCCGGAGACTGTTCTCCTTCCTGGCCCAACACGCCCCCCATGGCCACCCCCATCCGCCCCATCCGCCCCACCAGAACTCCAACTCTAATCACCTCCATCACCACGGGGTTGTACGTCTCTTCCTGGTTATCTCCGCCTTCTTCCTGTGTTGGACTCCATATATAGGCGTTGCGCTAGTCCAGGCTACGGAGACCGCCCTATCGTGTAAGTCCTCCTTAGTCCCGCCCTCGGCGGTCACCTTCTCCTATTGGTTGGTTCTGTTGAACTCAGACATCAATCCTCTGCTGTATGCTCTGCTCAGTCAGAGGTTCCAGGGGGCTCTGCGGTGCCTGAAGCAGAAGATCAGAGTGCGCCTGGGGGGGGAAcgtggtggggaggggggggaggcgAGACcaggggtgagggagaggaggggaggagcagtGAACCATGTGACCCATGTACTCTGA
- the LOC106593393 gene encoding probable methyltransferase TARBP1 isoform X2, which translates to MVTFFSSLPQENRGPVLLQLVQRLGSQHWCAVPVLFLSRALSHLPPCPLLGPDGLQALREVLRCTMITHQVLLRGAAQCFLLNSTLSLTDVTSVTLDDVFSLLVHFRADESLPRGTPLWNQLCDWLADSEGSFIPCDRESADGTSTSPERETVRGYVQHQMEFFLRVPAGADQTDSVPDPGEAELLAKAILLCVDIEGRTQRRSGGEETTGVSGGMDSLFRPLLDTLSRLHTNVYLPLRKTDKSLQLLLRLLQLTPARHPAAVEKEQEDSVTVSMEMLVLGVVEPIQEFILRRLSGELQELCDVERAELYLSVLKEVVLMYSVLEWNHSKVQEAYFPRLLRYVLRILEADQIPSVAGQVSRAVAMASLAMTCEVAALGVFNLQSESMILLVHLSSYFYSPAPPPAPPLSLVHFNQSLLKPPTVHQSTGVSEQGPLLQDWGRMAAHFIRDQWTILGYGRRIGPPGPLELPRASGSLEAAIEALSLLPSGLVLPVLDFMASMLPQVALSEEALCVEAVTVSWKLVLGLSSNPHDFWPTLQGFVTMAFHHSLLELTVDQAPGLTATLQQIAVELMELSQAKTGVFNVLIQHCCHTWLPSDPGSEGQSQSDAMFSSALLHPDILAEACVYGPVFRRDQRLIQEVQVFVERLGEKCAANTAVPSDNRDDQFPRVCVVAFLSRLQPSNQLHERLMEELVLRLLKKDEAISKSKQRYYSNSLQHRVKNRVWQTLLMLLPKLRGEFVGTILGRVFEAGFVSNQASVKYLIEWKMVLILVQYPEHIDRLWTCFRVDQEKTKTSVCTFLSVLVHLNIIMPQLKEKALQWRKALDVILQWCFSHNFSVRLYALLALKRVWGLEGARAEAEEGAGGPDGLGGLATVVKACLHQAEAMQSTGNASKNWTRIQDHFFFGVFHPVRDYSVETIFYTFPSLSEVFEDEWIPPWKFEKLVDFSQSASLPLRNPVPDLSQIQPGDWIQQDKGDQDGEERWAEVQKKMTPWRLGIQEQGPELGLVPQQRAARLGKLHSSLLVVASLIDKPTNLGGLCRTCEIFGASGLVLDSLRHVSDKHFQALSVSSELWLPLLEVKPVDLADFLQLKKREGYCIVGVEQTANSQSLKDYRFPEKTLLLLGNERQGIPANLLQLLDVCVEIPQQGVIRSLNVHVSAALLVWEYTRQYLPSTGVKSH; encoded by the exons ATGGTCACGTTCTTCAGCAGCCTGCCACAGGAGAACAGAG GTCCTGTGTTGCTGCAGCTTGTCCAGCGGCTAGGTTCTCAACACTGGTGTGCTGTCcccgtcctctttctctctcgggcCCTGTCCCACCTTCCTCCCTGCCCTCTCCTGGGCCCTGACGGCCTTCAAGCTCTCAG GGAGGTGCTCCGCTGCACTATGATCACCCACCAGGTGCTACTAAGAGGAGCTGCCCAGTGTTTCCTGCTAAACAGTACCCTCTCCCTGACAGATGTG ACCTCAGTGACGTTGGATGATGTGTTTAGTTTGCTGGTGCATTTCAGAGCAGACGAGTCTCTACCTAGAGGAACACcgctctggaatcag CtgtgtgactggctggctgacagtGAAGGCAGCTTCATACCCTGTGACAGAGAATCAGCTGACGGTACCAGTACTTCTCCAGAGAGGGAGACTGTGAGAGGCTACGTCCAACACCAGATGGAGTTCTTCCTCAGAGTCCCGGCTGGCGCAG accagacagacagtgtaCCAGACCCAGGAGAGGCAGAGCTGCTAGCCAAGGCCATCCTACTGTGTGTTGACATAGAGGGGAGGACTCAGAGgagatctggaggagaggagactactggTGTCAGCGGTGGGATGGACTCGCTCTTCCGCCCCCTACTGGACACACTGAGCAGGCTCCACACTAATGTCTACCTGCCGCTACGCAAGACTGACAAGAGCCTGCAGCTGCTGCTACGACTACTGCAGCTCACACCAGCCAGGCACCCTGCTGCAGTAGAGAAAGAACAAG AGGACAGTGTGACGGTGTCCATGGAAATGCTGGTTCTGGGCGTGGTGGAGCCCATTCAGGAATTCATCCTCCGAAGACTGAGTGGAGAACTGCAGGAG CTATGTGATGTAGAGCGTGCTGAGCTCTACCTATCAGTGCTGAAAGAGGTGGTGCTGATGTACAGTGTGTTAGAGTGGAACCACTCCAAGGTACAGGAGGCCTATTTCCCCAGACTCCTCAGATACGTCCTGAGGATCCTAGAAGCTGACCAG ATCCCCTCTGTGGCGGGTCAGGTGTCCAGGGCGGTTGCCATGGCGTCGTTGGCCATGACCTGTGAGGTTGCAGCGCTGGGAGTGTTCAACCTCCAATCAGAGAGCATGATTCTACTGGTCCATCTGTCTAGCTACTTCTACTCCCCTGCCCCacccccagcccctcctctctctctggtccacttcaaccagagcctgctgaAACCTCCAACTGTACATCAGTCTACAGG TGTTTCAGAACAGGGTCCTCTCCTCCAGGACTGGGGCCGTATGGCAGCTCATTTCATCCGGGACCAGTGGACAATCCTGGGCTACGGGAGGAGGATAGGACCACCCGGGCCCCTGGAGCTCCCCAGGGCGTCAGGGTCCCTCGAGGCTGCTATAGAGGCTCTGTCTCTGCTACCCAGTGGCCTGGTACTGCCTGTACTGGACTTCATGGCCTCCATGTTGCCACAG GTGGCGCTGTCTGAGGAGGCCCTGTGTGTAGAGGCTGTGACTGTCTCCTGGAAGCTGGTGCTGGGACTCAGCAGTAACCCTCATGACTTCTGGCCCACCCTGCAGGGCTTTGTGACCATGGCCTTTCACCACAGCCTGCTGGAGTTAACAGTGGACCAGGCACCTGGGCTCACTGCTACTCTACAACAG ATAGCCGTTGAGTTGATGGAACTCTCCCAGGCCAAGACCGGTGTATTCAACGTTCTGATCCAACACTGCTGCCACACCTGGCTGCCCTCTGACCCAGGAAGTGAAGGCCAGAGCCAATCAGATGCCATGTTCTCCAGTGCCCTACTGCACCCTGACATCCTGGCTGAGGCATGTGTGTATGGACCTGTGTTCAGGAGGGACCAAAG GCTGATCCAGGAGGTCCAGGTCTTTGTGGAGAGGCTTGGAGAGAAGTGTGCTGCTAACACTGCAGTCCCCAG tGATAACAGGGATGACCAGTTCCCACGTGTGTGTGTCGTGGCGTTCCTCAGCCGCCTCCAGCCCTCTAATCAGCTGCATGAGAGACTGATGGAAGAACTGGTTCTCCGCTTGCTGAAAAAG GATGAGGCCATATCGAAGTCAAAACAGCGTTACTATAGCAACTCCCTGCAGCATCGTGTCAAGAACAGGGTGTGGCAGACACTACTGATGCTGCTGCCCAAACTGAGAggg GAGTTTGTAGGTACCATTCTGGGTCGTGTGTTTGAGGCAGGTTTCGTCAGTAACCAGGCCTCAGTCAAGTACCTGATAGAGTGGAAGATGGTTCTAATCCTAGTCCAGTACCCTGAACACATAGACCGACTCTGGACCTGCTTCAGGGTG GATCAAGAGAAGACCAAGACCAGCGTCTGTACCTTCCTGTCTGTGTTGGTCCACCTCAACATCATCATGCCTCAACTCAAGGAGAAG GCACTACAGTGGCGTAAGGCCCTGGATGTTATTCTCCAGTGGTGTTTCAGCCATAACTTCAGTGTTCGTCTGTACGCCCTGCTGGCCCTGAAGAGGGTGTGGGGTCTGGAGGGTGCGAGGGCCGAGGCCGAGGAGGGGGCCGGGGGGCCGGATGGGCTCGGGGGGCTGGCCACCGTCGTTAAGGCCTGTCTGCACCAGGCTGAGGCTATGCAGAGTACTGG AAATGCCAGTAAGAACTGGACCAGGATTCAGGACCACTTCTTCTTTGGTGTCTTTCATCCTGTTAGAGACTATAGTGTGGAA ACCATATTCTACACATTCCCCAGCCTATCAGAGGTGTTTGAGGACGAGTGGATTCCGCCCTGGAAGTTTGAGAAGTTGGTGGACTTCTCCCAGAGTGCATCTCTCCCATTGAGGAACCCTGTCCCTGACCTGAGCCAGATTCAGCCTGGAGACTGGATTCAGCAGGATAAAG GGGATCAGGATGGTGAGGAGCGCTGGGCCGAGGTCCAGAAGAAGATGACCCCCTGGAGGTTGGGGATCCAGGAACAGGGGCCAGAGCTGGGTCTGGTGCCCCAGCAGAGAGCAGCACGCCTGGGCAAGCTGCACAGTTCCCTCCTGGTGGTTGCCTCGCTCATAGACAAGCCCACCAACCTGGGAG gTCTGTGTAGGACGTGTGAGATCTTTGGGGCTAGTGGTCTGGTGTTGGACAGTCTTCGCCACGTCAGTGACAAACACTTCCAGGCCCTGAGTGTCTCCTCTGAGCTATGGCTCCCCCTACTGGAG gtgaaGCCCGTAGACCTAGCTGACTTCCTGCAGCTGAAGAAGAGGGAGGGCTACTGCATTGTGGGAGTGGAGCAGACAGCCAATAGTCAGAGTCTAAAGGACTACAGGTTCCCTGAGAAGACTCTGTTACTGCTGGG TAATGAGCGTCAGGGTATCCCAGCTAACCTGCTCCAGCTGTTGGACGTGTGTGTGGAGATCCCTCAGCAAGGTGTCATCCGTTCCCTCAACGTACACGTGAGCGCCGCCCTGCTGGTTTGGGAGTACACCCGCCAGTACCTGCCCTCTACTGGAGTGAAGTcacactga
- the LOC106613617 gene encoding NACHT, LRR and PYD domains-containing protein 1 homolog yields MFWIQVEPSVSTEDETTVYTLDSSAAGHYECILSGLRWVCESKVSLQYQFSSWEPHRATLNNMRFEEGGPLLDITMISGKLEEIHLPHFVCIDPDYPQSCLREDIKVLHVKDNRVLLEEVDEVTRFHAKLLHPSFSGRGLVLRRMLHWRVHCDLLIFRSTRALLTLHTYLIRCDPSLAREVEAQEKSYGFLRLPKPKPEKSLWKGSRFALKTSCQSSITPQTIKLRSTRPNYFEVYIKDAAMDFEMELISERGESAWKAEIRTEEYRDDSSTRDSEFVDEFRPQLIQKVNNVFAIADILFTKGVIGEEINANISAAPTRQAKMRH; encoded by the coding sequence ATGTTCTGGATTCAGGTTGAACCCTCCGTGTCTACAGAGGATGAGACCACCGTCTACACACTTGACTCTTCTGCAGCAGGGCATTACGAGTGCATCTTATCAGGGCTGCGGTGGGTATGTGAGAGCAAAGTCAGCCTGCAATACCAGTTCAGTTCCTGGGAGCCTCACAGGGCCACTCTGAACAACATGCGGTTTGAAGAAGGAGGTCCATTACTGGACATCACAATGATTTCTGGCAAACTAGAAGAAATTCATCTGCCACACTTTGTCTGTATAGATCCAGACTACCCACAATCCTGCTTGAGAGAAGACATAAAGGTTCTACATGTGAAAGACAACAGAGTGCTTCTTGAAGAAGTAGATGAGGTGACGCGGTTCCATGCCAAACTGCTTCATCCCTCCTTCTCTGGCAGGGGTTTGGTACTGAGACGTATGTTGCATTGGAGAGTGCACTGTGACCTTCTGATCTTTAGGTCCACCAGAGCACTCCTCACCTTACACACATATCTGATCCGATGTGATCCTTCTCTAGCACGGGAGGTGGAGGCACAGGAGAAGTCATATGGATTCTTAAGACTTCCAAAGCCAAAGCCGGAGAAGTCTCTTTGGAAGGGGAGTCGCTTCGCCCTCAAGACCTCGTGTCAATCCTCGATTACGCCACAAACGATCAAGCTGAGAAGCACCAGGCCAAACTACTTTGAGGTGTACATAAAGGACGCTGCGATGGACTTTGAGATGGAGTTGATAAGTGAGAGGGGAGAATCTGCATGGAAAGCTGAAATACGAACAGAGGAATACAGAGATGATTCATCCACAAGAGACAGTGAGTTTGTAGATGAATTCAGACCACAGCTCATTCAAAAAGTCAATAATGTGTTTGCCATAGCAGATATTCTCTTCACAAAGGGCGTGATCGGTGAAGAGATCAATGCAAATATCAGCGCTGCACCGACCCGCCAGGCCAAGATGAGGCACTGA